The proteins below are encoded in one region of Segatella copri:
- a CDS encoding S41 family peptidase has protein sequence MKKYLFIALVAFLAVTSASAQLRIKMGKNSPIEKLGRAEIAITNLYVDSVDENKLVEDAIRGMLEKLDPHSSYATAKETKAMNEPLNGSFDGIGVQFNMVDDTLLVIQPVTNGPSEKVGIIAGDRIVAVNDTAISGVKMSKEEIMKRLRGPKGTTVNLTIVRRGIKDKLIFKVKRDKIPVTTMDAAYMIRSGIGYIRLGSFGLTSHKEVTIAMDSLKKKGMKDLIFDLEDNGGGYLQAAAQIANEFLQKGDLIVYTSGRAAPRQEYKAQANGRWRNGKVVVLTNEFTASAAEIVSGAIQDQDRGVVVGRRTFGKGLVQRPLTFDDGSEIRLTIAHYYTPSGRCIQKPYKKGDRLDYAMDLDKRYKHGEFTNQDSIHLSDSLKYYTLRKHRVVYGGGGIMPDYFVPLDTTKYTKMHRQLAAKSIVINHSLKFIDAHRKELKSQYKDFDKFLATYEVPSSLIDGIIAEGKKEKIEPKDEAELIQTKKYLALQLKALVARDIWDMSQYFQVWNETNEIVQRAVQLLTTGK, from the coding sequence ATGAAGAAATATCTATTCATAGCACTGGTAGCATTCCTGGCAGTAACTTCTGCCAGTGCCCAGTTGCGTATCAAGATGGGCAAGAACAGCCCGATAGAGAAGTTGGGAAGGGCTGAAATCGCCATTACCAACCTCTATGTGGATAGTGTGGATGAGAATAAGCTCGTAGAGGACGCCATCCGTGGTATGCTCGAAAAGCTCGACCCTCATTCTTCTTACGCTACAGCCAAGGAAACCAAGGCGATGAACGAGCCGCTGAACGGCAGTTTTGATGGCATTGGCGTGCAGTTTAACATGGTAGATGATACGCTGCTCGTTATCCAGCCGGTTACGAACGGACCTTCTGAGAAGGTGGGAATCATTGCCGGCGACCGCATTGTGGCTGTAAACGATACTGCCATTTCGGGCGTCAAGATGAGCAAGGAGGAAATCATGAAGCGCCTTCGTGGTCCTAAGGGAACAACGGTGAACCTTACCATCGTGCGCCGTGGCATCAAGGATAAACTCATCTTCAAGGTAAAGCGCGATAAAATTCCGGTAACTACGATGGATGCGGCTTATATGATTCGTTCGGGCATCGGATACATCCGATTGGGAAGCTTCGGTCTTACCAGTCATAAAGAGGTAACAATAGCGATGGATTCGCTGAAAAAGAAGGGAATGAAGGATCTTATCTTCGACCTTGAGGATAATGGTGGAGGCTATCTTCAGGCTGCGGCTCAGATTGCCAACGAGTTCCTGCAGAAGGGCGATCTCATCGTTTATACCAGCGGTCGTGCAGCGCCTCGCCAGGAATACAAGGCGCAGGCTAACGGCAGATGGCGCAATGGCAAGGTGGTGGTGCTCACCAATGAGTTTACCGCTTCTGCCGCCGAGATTGTTTCCGGAGCCATCCAGGATCAGGACCGTGGCGTAGTGGTTGGTCGCAGAACCTTCGGCAAGGGATTGGTGCAGCGTCCGCTGACCTTCGATGATGGCAGCGAGATTCGTCTCACCATCGCCCATTACTATACGCCTAGCGGCAGATGCATCCAGAAGCCATATAAGAAAGGTGACAGATTGGATTATGCGATGGATTTGGACAAGCGTTACAAGCATGGCGAGTTCACCAATCAGGACAGCATCCATCTTTCAGACAGTCTGAAGTATTATACCTTGCGCAAGCATCGTGTAGTTTATGGTGGTGGTGGAATCATGCCAGATTATTTCGTTCCGCTGGATACAACCAAGTACACCAAGATGCACCGTCAGTTGGCAGCCAAGAGTATCGTCATCAACCACAGTCTGAAGTTCATCGATGCGCATCGTAAGGAGCTGAAGAGCCAGTATAAGGATTTCGATAAGTTCCTCGCCACCTACGAGGTTCCTTCTTCGCTGATAGATGGCATTATCGCCGAGGGCAAGAAGGAGAAGATAGAGCCAAAGGATGAGGCTGAATTAATTCAGACGAAGAAATACCTCGCCCTGCAGCTGAAAGCCCTTGTTGCAAGAGATATCTGGGATATGAGCCAATACTTCCAGGTCTGGAACGAGACCAACGAGATAGTTCAGCGAGCCGTGCAGCTGCTGACTACGGGGAAGTAA
- a CDS encoding bile acid:sodium symporter family protein, whose product MLKLFQGLSKLLANYTSIFVIGVAVFTFFFPHTFDWVRGTTQTVILGIIMLTMGLTLTTNDFKILAQRPLDVFIGACAQFIIMPGVAYTLVHVWHLDPALALGILLVGCCPGGVSSNIMSYLCHGDVAFSVGMTCASTILAPVMTPLLMKITAGEIIHVDAVGMFINILIVTIIPVAIGCALNYIYGKKDCFPTIQSLMPGISVTCLAIIVGGVISTVHDDLVARGLSLFLWTFAVVFCHNTLGYLLGWLAGKCAGFNTAKKRTISIEVGMQNAGLATVLAGNFFATQPLAVLPCAISCAWHSISGTILAGIYLKWDHLHEKK is encoded by the coding sequence ATGCTTAAGTTATTTCAAGGGCTCAGCAAGCTGCTGGCCAATTACACATCTATCTTCGTGATAGGTGTTGCAGTGTTCACATTCTTCTTCCCACATACCTTCGACTGGGTGCGCGGAACTACTCAAACCGTCATTCTCGGCATCATCATGCTCACTATGGGTCTGACCTTGACCACCAACGACTTCAAGATTCTGGCTCAGCGCCCGCTGGATGTCTTCATCGGAGCCTGTGCCCAGTTTATCATCATGCCGGGTGTGGCTTACACCCTGGTTCATGTGTGGCATCTTGACCCAGCCCTGGCACTCGGAATCCTGCTGGTAGGTTGCTGTCCGGGCGGCGTTTCGAGCAACATCATGAGTTATCTGTGTCATGGCGACGTAGCTTTCTCCGTAGGAATGACCTGCGCCTCTACCATTCTTGCACCGGTGATGACTCCGCTGCTGATGAAGATTACGGCAGGCGAGATTATCCATGTAGATGCTGTGGGAATGTTCATCAACATCCTCATCGTAACGATTATTCCTGTGGCCATCGGCTGCGCCCTCAACTATATTTACGGCAAGAAAGACTGCTTCCCTACCATCCAGAGTCTGATGCCGGGCATCAGCGTTACGTGTCTGGCAATCATCGTAGGCGGTGTGATTTCTACGGTTCATGATGACCTCGTAGCCCGCGGCTTATCGCTTTTCCTCTGGACTTTCGCCGTGGTTTTCTGCCACAACACGCTGGGTTATCTTCTCGGTTGGCTTGCCGGCAAATGTGCCGGATTCAATACCGCCAAGAAGCGTACCATCAGTATTGAGGTAGGAATGCAGAACGCCGGTCTTGCTACGGTACTTGCTGGCAACTTCTTCGCAACCCAGCCTCTCGCCGTATTGCCTTGCGCCATCAGCTGCGCCTGGCACAGTATTTCCGGCACCATCCTTGCCGGAATCTATCTGAAATGGGACCATCTGCATGAGAAGAAGTAA
- the ruvB gene encoding Holliday junction branch migration DNA helicase RuvB — translation MNEDFDIRQEIVSPAEKEFEKALRPLKFSDFSGQNGVVENLEVFVEAAKYRGEPLDHTLLHGPPGLGKTTLSNIIANELGVGFKITSGPVLDKPGDLAGILTSLEPNDVLFIDEIHRLSPVVEEYLYSAMEDYRIDIMIDKGPSARSIQIDLNPFTLVGATTRSGLLTAPLRARFGINLHLEYYDPATLQKIIKRSAMLLKVPIEDEAAVEISRRSRGTPRIANSLLRRVRDFAQVKGNGTITYDIAQMALKALNIDQYGLDEIDNKILTTIIDKFRGGPVGVSTIATAIGEDGGTVEEVYEPFLIMEGFIKRTPRGRMATPLAYEHLGRNPYTSNIMQGDLFE, via the coding sequence ATGAACGAAGATTTTGATATAAGACAAGAAATAGTTTCGCCTGCCGAAAAGGAATTCGAGAAGGCGCTGCGCCCGCTGAAGTTTTCTGATTTCAGCGGACAGAATGGCGTGGTGGAAAATCTCGAGGTCTTTGTTGAGGCTGCCAAATATCGTGGCGAACCACTCGACCATACGCTCCTCCATGGTCCGCCGGGATTGGGTAAGACCACGCTGAGCAACATCATCGCCAACGAACTGGGCGTAGGATTCAAGATTACATCGGGTCCTGTGCTTGATAAGCCGGGCGATCTGGCGGGAATCCTTACCTCGCTGGAGCCCAACGATGTGCTCTTTATCGATGAAATCCACCGACTTTCGCCTGTGGTAGAGGAGTATCTCTATTCGGCGATGGAGGATTACCGCATCGATATCATGATAGACAAGGGTCCTTCGGCTCGCAGCATCCAGATAGACTTGAATCCGTTTACCCTCGTAGGAGCAACAACGAGAAGCGGTCTGCTTACAGCTCCTCTGCGTGCCCGTTTCGGAATCAATCTGCATCTGGAATATTACGACCCGGCTACGCTTCAGAAGATTATCAAGCGAAGTGCGATGCTCCTGAAGGTGCCGATAGAGGATGAGGCGGCTGTGGAAATCTCCCGCCGTTCGCGCGGAACCCCTCGTATCGCCAATTCCCTGCTGCGAAGAGTGCGTGATTTCGCCCAGGTAAAGGGCAACGGAACCATCACTTACGATATTGCCCAGATGGCGCTCAAGGCGCTCAACATCGATCAGTATGGCTTGGACGAGATTGACAACAAGATTCTCACCACCATCATCGACAAGTTCCGTGGCGGTCCGGTAGGCGTAAGCACCATTGCCACGGCAATAGGCGAGGATGGCGGCACCGTAGAGGAGGTTTACGAGCCGTTCCTCATCATGGAGGGTTTCATCAAGCGCACGCCGCGAGGCAGAATGGCAACGCCGCTTGCCTACGAGCATCTCGGCAGAAATCCGTATACAAGCAATATTATGCAGGGAGACTTGTTTGAGTGA
- the coaD gene encoding pantetheine-phosphate adenylyltransferase, giving the protein MKIGIFTGTFDPFTIGHQNIAERALPMFDKLVIAVAVSKLKHASEEISKRVEDIKAVFPKECSELVDAEDASKGYRLEVVSYDDLTIDLAHRMGARFLVRGVRSAKDFEYEREQADINKQLGGVETILLFSDPRYSSISSTLVRELRFFGREVDEFLPKIK; this is encoded by the coding sequence ATGAAGATAGGAATATTTACGGGTACATTCGACCCATTTACGATAGGACATCAGAACATTGCCGAGCGTGCCTTGCCGATGTTCGACAAGCTCGTGATTGCAGTGGCGGTGAGCAAACTGAAGCACGCCAGCGAGGAAATCTCGAAGCGTGTGGAGGATATCAAGGCTGTTTTCCCGAAGGAATGTTCGGAGTTGGTGGATGCGGAAGATGCATCTAAGGGTTATCGCCTGGAGGTGGTTTCTTACGATGATCTCACCATCGATTTGGCGCATCGTATGGGAGCCAGGTTTCTGGTTCGTGGCGTCCGTTCTGCCAAGGATTTCGAGTACGAAAGAGAGCAGGCTGACATCAATAAGCAGTTGGGCGGCGTAGAAACCATCCTGCTGTTTTCTGACCCAAGATACAGCAGCATCAGCTCAACGCTGGTTAGGGAGCTGAGATTCTTCGGAAGAGAAGTAGATGAATTTTTACCAAAAATAAAATAA
- the ybeY gene encoding rRNA maturation RNase YbeY translates to MITYNVDGVKMPKIKKRDTSAWIRKVAASHGRKVGEIGYMFVDDEKILEVNNEYLGHDYYTDVITFDYDEDDVINGDIVISLDTVRTNAEQFGKTYDDELHRVIIHGILHLCGINDKGPGEREIMEENENKALALLEGASILKK, encoded by the coding sequence ATGATAACATACAATGTAGACGGCGTGAAAATGCCAAAGATCAAGAAGCGTGATACGAGTGCCTGGATTCGTAAGGTAGCTGCCTCTCATGGCCGCAAGGTGGGTGAGATTGGCTATATGTTTGTAGATGACGAGAAGATTCTCGAAGTAAACAACGAGTATCTGGGTCATGATTACTATACCGATGTCATCACCTTCGATTACGATGAGGATGATGTGATTAACGGCGACATCGTGATTTCGCTGGATACGGTCCGCACCAATGCCGAGCAGTTTGGCAAGACCTACGATGATGAGCTCCATCGCGTCATCATCCACGGCATCCTGCACCTCTGCGGAATCAACGACAAGGGTCCGGGAGAGCGTGAAATCATGGAGGAGAACGAGAATAAGGCACTCGCCCTGCTCGAAGGTGCTTCGATATTGAAGAAGTAA
- a CDS encoding N-acetyltransferase, with protein MFLSSQCFFSELTDDLLSTCQPFSCGNEDLDDFFKNDATRYAYYLMGKSYCFRKNDDPTKIVCAFTVSNDSIRIYDLPRSRKDYMKSLTHHEKPLRRYPGILIGRLGVNKDFCGKGIGSEVIDFIKGWFMSHDNKSGCRFVIVDAINAPEVISFYQKNGFQSLFTSEEQEFLYTGGKKGQQIKMATRLMYFDLLWMRQ; from the coding sequence ATGTTTCTGAGTTCACAATGCTTTTTTAGTGAATTGACAGATGACTTATTATCCACCTGTCAACCATTCTCGTGTGGCAATGAAGATCTGGATGATTTCTTCAAGAATGATGCCACACGCTATGCTTATTATTTGATGGGGAAATCATATTGTTTTCGAAAGAATGATGACCCCACCAAAATCGTTTGTGCCTTTACGGTTTCTAATGATAGCATTCGTATTTATGATTTGCCAAGAAGCCGTAAGGATTATATGAAAAGTCTTACGCATCATGAAAAGCCTCTGCGTAGATACCCTGGTATTCTTATCGGTCGTTTGGGCGTAAACAAGGATTTTTGTGGAAAGGGAATAGGCAGTGAAGTCATTGATTTCATCAAGGGTTGGTTTATGTCTCATGACAACAAGTCTGGCTGTCGCTTTGTGATAGTAGATGCAATCAATGCTCCCGAAGTAATCTCTTTCTATCAAAAAAATGGTTTTCAATCTCTGTTTACCTCTGAAGAACAGGAGTTCTTATATACAGGAGGAAAGAAGGGGCAGCAAATCAAAATGGCAACCAGATTGATGTACTTTGACTTGCTATGGATGAGACAATAG